One uncultured Desulfovibrio sp. genomic window carries:
- a CDS encoding FkbM family methyltransferase encodes MIQQIKHYIERLLFVRHAKYISTQNSLEQITDMIEAYTSCDTFTFKMTNFSLLKEEQKPEYADVWFSERQVHDECYNVFSFFKDNEYMILDIGANAGYSVTSFYSTGVTCPIFSFEAFNIHQKNLEYIKNKIAPLNNCKYNFSITGLSDEESKVRFMMPVINQTGISALARSNINDPQALANLIDQYIKDFYKNSKNYLSIAEFDITLSTLDKFIFAHPDDFQLPVAAMKIDVEGMEYNVLRGAVNTIKRFIPLIMSEGDDQKINSFLTPLGYHKGFYSNGCISFDCENKFYNVFYVHKNNIPKYKEIGLVSL; translated from the coding sequence ATGATTCAACAGATCAAGCATTATATCGAACGTCTCCTTTTCGTTAGACACGCAAAGTACATATCAACGCAAAATTCTTTAGAACAAATCACTGATATGATTGAGGCATATACAAGTTGTGATACGTTTACTTTTAAGATGACGAATTTTTCGTTATTAAAGGAAGAACAAAAACCAGAATATGCTGATGTGTGGTTTTCTGAACGGCAGGTTCACGATGAATGCTATAATGTGTTTTCTTTTTTTAAAGACAATGAGTATATGATATTAGATATTGGCGCAAATGCTGGATACTCAGTGACATCATTTTACTCAACTGGGGTTACCTGCCCTATATTTTCATTTGAAGCATTTAATATTCACCAAAAAAATCTTGAATATATTAAGAATAAAATTGCTCCTTTAAATAATTGCAAATACAATTTTTCTATAACTGGATTGTCTGACGAAGAAAGTAAAGTGCGCTTCATGATGCCAGTCATTAATCAAACAGGGATTTCTGCACTTGCGAGAAGTAATATTAACGACCCGCAAGCTCTTGCTAATTTGATTGATCAGTACATTAAAGATTTTTATAAAAATAGTAAAAATTATCTTTCTATTGCTGAGTTCGATATTACTCTGTCAACTCTGGATAAATTCATTTTTGCACACCCTGATGATTTCCAGCTCCCTGTAGCTGCTATGAAAATTGATGTTGAGGGTATGGAATATAATGTATTACGTGGTGCGGTAAATACTATAAAAAGGTTCATCCCTCTAATAATGTCCGAAGGTGATGATCAGAAGATTAATAGTTTCCTTACGCCTCTCGGGTATCACAAAGGTTTTTATTCAAATGGATGTATAAGCTTTGATTGTGAAAACAAATTTTACAATGTATTCTATGTTCACAAAAATAACATACCTAAATATAAAGAAATTGGGTTAGTGTCTTTATAA